The region CGGCCAGACTAGCAGCCAGGTCTgccgccttctcaaacgccgcaagacgtgccctgtggctaaaatgttggccaggggaccttcaaACAAAAACGAGACTGTGTTCAATACCCTGCGAAGGCGAATTCTTGTTCGGCGCAACGCTAGATGATATCCTCGATAAGGCTGAGGACAAGAAAAAAtctttccctggtttccccaaccagtcttacagacgttcctttcggaataaaaaatGTATGCGAAGAAAACCGCCGAAAGGAaacaaagaaacatgggaggacAAAAGAAACAAAAGCAGAGGTTTCCtattcaatacaacagatatgtagagcggccacttggtcttcccagtctacatttttcaaacactaccgcttaggctagtttcacactagcgttaactgcaatatgtcgcaaatgcgtcgtttttgcgaaacgccgcatccagcaaaagtttttgctggatacgttgtttcgtcatagagtaacattagcgacgcatttgcgacgcatttccaaacggtgaatgcgtttggcggcgtttgggcgtatggtagcggtccgtcgggagaaaaaaacgttacatgtaacgttttttgctcccgacggtccgctttttccgaccgcgcatgcgcagtcggaactccgcccccacctccccgcacttccccgcacatcacaatggggcagcggatgcgtgggaaatatgcatccgctgcccccgttgtgcggcggagaccacactagcgtcgggaacgtcggcccgacgcgcagcgacgggttgttcccgacgctagtgtgaaagtagccttagacttgacctcctctgatctcacctttggtcgaagggttctagaggcagtggtccctccctaaaagttacaatctatgcaaatctctccgtggtgccatcatagggatagagaaaattgtagttacttaccgataacggtatttctctgatcccatgatggcacccgtatattccctcccttttcacacacaggtgtgcacactataatgtatagttagttacctttagtcacggtgcctctgttaagttaaattgttaagcttaatttgtgtaaatattgagttgcagctgaagttctgtataaggctctgtaaaccaactgatgtgggagagaggtacgccctttttcacctgtaggtttcctgtccctgggggcggacccctctctccgtggtgccatcatgggatcagagaaataccgttatcggtaagtaactacaattatCCCATACACTACTAAGGAATTGTGCGGCCTGAATTTGAACTACGTACCCAAAATAAATGCAGCCCCCAGAAAAAAAAACTTTGTAATTAGTCCACATTCTATACCTGTAAATACAGACCCCTCCTGTATTATAACAAGCTACCAGGAGATGGCAGCAGAGCCCTGTGCGTACATCATTACTAGGAGAGGCTGAGCCTGAAGCTGCGGCCCCCAAGTCTATGAAGGGAGAGTCTAAGCCCCCTTATGTCCTTGTGCTCCTGCACCAGTGCTCCGGCCATTACCCCCCATAACATCAGCGCCGTCCACTTCTGCTGCCGACATAATTCTATTTCATCACAGCGGGGCTTGTGGTAGAGATTTATTATAACTGAATGTGCAGCAGGGGCTAGAAAGCCTGAAACCGGATATCTTCTATGTCAGCAATAAAGCTGCGTAAATAACATGATGGCTCCATCACACCGCGATATCATGTACTAATTATTATTACTCAATTAAACCTCCCTCTGCCAAACCACAAAATTGTGGCTGTCGCTACTGACTGTGATCATAAGTTACATCCTGCAGtatactccggagctgcgctcACTAGCTTTACCTCtgaattatactccggagctgcactcactagcttttcctctgtattatactccggagctgcgctcACTAGCTTTAcctctgtattatactccggagctgcgctcACTAGCATTACCTCTGTATTATACTCTGGAGCTGCGCTCGCTAGCTTTAcctctgtattatactccggagctgcgctcACTAGTGTTAcctctgtattatactccggagctgcgctcACTAGCTTTAcctctgtattatactccggagctgcgctcACTAGCATTAcctctgtattatactccggagctgcgctcACTAGCATTACCTCTGTATTATACTCTGGAGCTGCGCTCGCTAGCTTTACCTCTGTATTATACGCCGGAGCTGCGCTCACTAGCTTTAcctctgtattatactccggagctgcgctcACTAGCATTAcctctgtattatactccggagctgcgctcACTAGCATTACCTCTGTATTATACTCTGGAGCTGCGCTCACTAGCATTAcctctgtattatactccggagctgcgctcACTAGCATTAcctctgtattatactccggagctgcgctcACTAGCTTTAcctctgtattatactccggagcttcgCTCACTAGCGTTACCTCTGTATTATACTACTAGCATTacctctgtattatactccaaagctgcgcTCACTAGCATTACCTCGGTATTATTCTCCGGAGATGCGCTCACTAACTTTAcctctgtattatactccggagctgcgctcACTAGTGTTACCtccgtattatactccggagctgcgctcACTAGCATTACCTCtgaattatactccggagctgcgctcACTAGCTTTACCTCTGTTTTATACTCCGGAGCTTCGCTCACTAGCGTTACCTCTGTATTATACTACTAGCATTAcctctgtattatactccggagctgcgctcACTAGCATTACCTCGGTATTATACTCCGGAGATGCGCTCACTAGTGTTACCTCCGTATTACACTCTGGAGCTGCACTCACCAGCATTAACTCTGTACTATAATCCGGAGTTGCACTCACTAGCATTACCTCTGTATTATActctggagctgcactcactagcttTACCTCTGTGGATCAGGtttgcagtatgtatatatatatatatatatatatatatatatatatacatacacggtATATACATTTTCTACCaccgttcttgtcagattaccggcccATGGTCCTCAGAGCTGCAGGTTTCGGGGCCTCCCTATTGGGAATCTCTGGCCTAAGCGGTGTCCATGCCACGCTCCGGAGCGCTCAGCCGCTGTTCACACATCAATTATTTACCACGATGATTGCAGGATAACTGACTTGTGAAGCTCCTGGAACGAAGGACGGCAGCAGACACAACAGCGGATATACAGCCATGATGGAGGCGGAGGATCCTGGTCACTCATCCCAGTGTAGAACTGGACAGTCAGCCagaaatggctgataccagagaataaAAGACTTTATCCCATTGAGCCAATGTATGTATGGGTGTACGGTCTGTTAACATGGTGAAATGTACAATGCTGATCTTACCATAGAGAAATACGATGCCTCTGGTACAGGGCCCATGGGGAGAGGGGGCCCGGCTGTAATCTGCCCCCGGCCTCCCGACACTGGGTCATGAGTCTAGTTAACAGGTAAAATGCTGCTcacctgtagccaccaccagggggagctcacacCCTACAGTACAATGAGAGCTTCATAAATCagtgtgcagtgagctccccctagtggtggctacttgTGACAGTGTAAATAGCTGAACACGACTAATGCAGCACAGCATGCCACTCACTACTCCAGTCTGAAACTTACAAACCACATTTGTAAACCACATTTTTGTTACCCTCCTGGTAAAGTAAGAAAAACCAACAACGGTCAGTAAAAACAAACCTTGAAACTGACAAAAGGAACTTTCAATTTACATTTACTAAATATCAACTAATGACAATCAGACTTTGCTTTTGAATTGTAGTTAAACAGAAAACtgtataaaaaaattaaacaaaaaaaaaactagttTGGACAAAAATGATGGCACCCCTAGAAAAGGCTAAAAATAATTTGGATTTGGGACATGTGAAACTAAGGGCTGTCTTGTAATTTGCATCACAGGCGTCTACAAGCTTGTAATCAGTCAGTCGCCTATTTACAGGGTGAAAAGTAGTCATTGTGCTGTTTGGAATCAGGGAATATTACACTGAATATGGAGCAAAGAAAGTTCAAGAGAGAGATATCTCAGGAGATCAGAGAGAAAGTCATAGACAAACATGATACAGGTAAAGTCTCCTAACAGAGACCTGCCGAAGAGATTAGAGATGAACCCTGAGGTCATGGTCCATCAGTCTCAGATCACACTGTCCATTTCTGTCTTAATTATGTGGCCTTCATGGAAACCACTCCTAAAAAAgcaagactggaatttgccaagatGTCtactgacaagccacaaagcttctgggaaaatGTCCTGTGGGCAGATGAGGAGACTGGTGCTCTAAAGTATGTTCACAGAtgcaaaaatgaagcaaaaaaaattgTACCTTCAGTGACACATGGAGGAGCCTCGGTTATGTTCTGGGGGTCTTAGATCTGTGCAGGgttcaatgaaatctcaagacattCTGGAGTAAAATGTGCTGCCGAGTGTCAGGAAGCTCGGTCTGAGCGGCAGGTCATGGGTcctccaacaggataatgacccaaaacagctAAAACTGTCCAAGAATGGCCAAGAACAAAGTATCAGAGTCTTCTGTAGAGGCTTCTAAGAGCTCTGATCTAAATCCTACAGAACATCCACAGAGCTGGAGTCTGGAGAAGATGCCTTCACACCTGAGACACAAGGAGCCATCTCCTCACAAGGAGTCAGACAAAATACCTGAGGACGGGGGCAGAAGTCTCACTGAGAGTTACAGAAATCGTTTATCTGCAGTGATCCCCTCAAAAGGTCATGAAACAAAACATTAAGTTAAGGgaaccatcatttttgtccaggccgGCTTCATtaggttttattttttattaaaccaAAATTTAAAAGCCAGAAAGCAAAGTCTGAGTGATACTAGTTAATATTCAGCAAATATAAATTGAAAATTATTTTTGTCAGAATCaatttatttctgtgaccattatggGCTTTTCTTACTTCAACagaaggtaccaacaattttgcccATGTGTGTATTCACCCCTTCGCCACATATATTTTCAGTAAGTAGTAAAGCCCCTCTACTGCTGCTCCTCTGGCTATTATAACCTGCTGTTCctctggctgttgtaacctgctgctcctctggctgttgtaacctgctgctcctctggctgttgtaacctgctgctcctctggctgttgtaacctgctgctcctctggctgttgtaacctgctgctcctctggctgttgtaacctgctgctcctctggctgttgtaacctgctgctcctctggctgttgtaacctgctgctcctctggctgttgtaacctgctgCTCCTctagctgttataacctgctgcccctctggctgttataacttgctgttcctctggctgttataacctgctgctcctctggctgttgtaacctgctgctcctctggctgttgtaacctgctgctcctctggctgttgtaacctgctgcccctctggctgttataacttgctgttcctctggctgttataacctgctgctcctctggctgttataacctcctactcttctggctgttatgacccaCTGGAGAGGCGATGCAGtgttcctgaggaatcttagccTATTCCTCATGGTCAATGGCTTTCAGTTCACTAATAATCTTGGATTGTCAAGTGAGTGATCCAATAAGTGAATAGAAGATCATTGCCTGAACAGAAAAAAAGAGAGGGATTCAAAAAGATACAAATGACATTGGACGTTCATGGAGATACAGCAAGAAGTCGAGTTCACATAGGAGCACCGGCTACACTTCATGGACGTGGCAAAAAGTGGAAACTGGCGCCGACTGCCACAGGACTCCTGAGGAGACAGGTGGTGAAAAACCGTTGAGTGGCTGCAAAAGGCCAACAGTGAGATTTAGCGGCAGCAGGCGCTGTAGGTGCATACTAAATGCTGAAGATGTCCATGTCTGTACTCTAACACGTCACCTCAACCAAAGCACAAGAAAAGTTGTCTCTAATATGTCCAAAACCATATAAATATGTCACAGAAGTTCTTGGTTTCTTTTTTTTGGTGCAATAAACAAAACTGGAACTTTTCCATCCAATAGGTCAGAGGAATGTCTGGAAGAGGAGGAATGAAGCAAAAGCAGAAAGGAACATTGTGCATACAGTGgagcatggtggtggctcagtgatttCTCCAATGAAGCATAGAGAttgctcagtgatgcctacagtgaagaatGGCAGTGGCTCAGTGAAGTCTttagtgaagcatggcggtggttTGGtgttgtctacagtgaagcatggtggtggctcaatGATATTTTAGTGAAGCATGCTGGTGGCTcgatgatgtctacagtgaagcacacaGCGGTGGCTCAGTGATATCTACAGTAAAGCACAGCAGTGTATGCTCTGGGGCCGCTTTACTTCCTCTGGCACTGGAAACCGATAATGTGTAAAGGCCAAGCTGGATTCAATGAAGTATTGGCAAATCCTAGGAGAAAACGTCATGTCTTCTGTGAGGAGGTGACGCTCGAGCATCATATGACTTTCCAACAGAACCAAGATCCTCAGCATACTTCACTGTCCACCAAGGTTTGGTCTCAAAGACGTCCTGGAAGATTAACCACTGGTTATACTAGTTGTGATTTTAAcattcttactagtgatgagcgaatatactcgttactcgagatttctcgagcatgctcgggggtcctccgagtattttttagagctcggatatttagtttttcttgccgcagctgaatgatttacatctgttagccagcataagtacatgtgggggttgcctggttactagggaatccccacatgtacttatgctggctaacagatgtaaatcattcagctgcggcaagaaaaactaaatctccgagcactaaaaaatactcggaggacacccgagcatgctcgagaaatctcgagtaacgagtatattcgctcatcactaattcttacAGAATATTTCAATGGGGGATTAATAATTTTGATTCCAACTCTGTCTCACATTTACCTATTTATCTATCCACCTGCCTAATATTTATCCATCCATCTCCATCACGTAGACCTGAACCTACCTGTGAACCATGGTGCGTTACGCACTGTAGATCAAGCTAGCGAGAGACGAGCCAAGTCTTGGTACCTTTGTTCTGCGAAGCACTCTTGGCTCTCAtccgatattataattttgtgagatgcacctggatGACCGGCCCTGATGTGTTTGGTAATGACACCTGCCCTGGACTAAAATAATACATCCTGGGTATCTCGAGGGTAAACCTATGGCCAAGATCCAAGAAACCCTGCTCCCGAGAGGACGCCGGCGCAGTGACCTGGTGTCATCCCATTTCAGTGTTTATTTGCAAAGTGACAACGGCATTGAGCAGATCTGATGATTTGGTTGCAGGGGATTGGTGGGGGGAAGGCACATATGTAGTTACAGGTACCGGTGCACTATATCAAGGTCTCCGTCACTTTGAATCTACATGGTAAAAACTCTATTTGTATCCCTGTATCTGCTCTAAAGAACCAAGTATGGAAAGGACGATGTTGGTTTCAGACAGATCCTTATTGCCTTTATCTCCGTACATCAGGGGAACACATtcactacataagttccttggtgaAATGGAAGTAGAAAACAGTCCTCATGAGCATCGGGAAAGTGTCCCGTCTCCAATCTTTGGCCCATCCAGTTTTGGAATCcattatgtggttttttttttcctcgagGTCTCGATTCACGTCTCGTATTATTGCAAATTTAATGGAAGAAATAGTTACCAAAATATCCGAGCTAAGATTAGGAGAAATCAACACGATGGAAAACAAGAGTCAAGATACTGTCGTTAATGCCGTCCTTATGTCTCCACCTCCTCTTCGTCCATCAGTGGGATTTCTgttaggaggaaaacagacattgtTATTGAGATGATGGGCGCGGTGGTCAGATCTTATCTATTAGAAGATCTAGGTATAAAATGTATTTCAAATAATGAGCGGTAATCCGGTGAAAGACGGTTACGGGTGAAACGCACAAGAGAGACGGCAGACTTTACCTCCTGCGCAGCTTGCTTTTCTTACCGTCTGCAATGTCGATGCTCGGACTTGTGGTCGCCGTTTCGCTGTTCATGTTCTGTGTGCCCGGCGTCCTCATGTGTGTCATGGAAGAAGACTGTAACGTGTGATGAAGGTCGGGGGATTCCAACAAGCTGTCGAAGGTCTCCGACTCCTCGCATAAACTGTCCGTGTTGGGGTTACCAGGATAGGCGGGAGGGTGGGATTCTTCTGTGTGAGACGGACTCCTCTGGCCAGCAGAGGACATATAGCCAGGAGGGGTGACGTTCACGCCGCTGCTGACCGCTTCATCATAGGAAGGAAGCATAACCAGGACGCCGTCCACCACCACAAAGTCCGGCTCTGCCGAGCTGTCCTGGGGACTTCTAGAGGGAGGAGTGAAACAGATATTGGATAGTTTAGCTACAGAATCAATATAGCAgaactatccatccatccattgatCTAGCTACTACATTTTTGGGGCAGGAATAGGTGTTATACACCAGTCTTGAACCTATAAAATTGATATCACTTCTGACTGTCCACAATGCACAAAGAAGAGCCGGTCTGTGTAGGACCTACGCCGCTCCAGCTCTTTTTAGTGCTTTGTGCACGATGCTGGTAGAAATTTTTGTAAATCATTAAACATATGTCCGATGTGTAAGATATCGGCCTCCATCATTGCCGCATCACCCATACAGAAACCTCACAGTGTGGTGCCGGGTTCGCACCTCGGGAGGAAATGTGTCTTGAACTTGGTCTGGAAACTTCTGGCGATGATGACAAACAGAAGGACCAGGAGGACGCTGCTTGCGGTGAAAGCCACAATCTTCCATGTTGTCAGCATCGTCTCTTGGCTGTTAGGCCAGGATTTTTCtactcaaagtaaaaaaaaaaaagtgtaaaaaaagatCAATAATTATAATTTTTGTGAAGATCTTTGAAAGCTGGAAAGCGTAAAAGAAATGGGGAATATCAGTCATGTATGAGCCAGGAGACACATCAGCCATAACAATAAAACCACCTGCCCAATGTTATATAGGTTCCTCACGTCACTAGGACATCACTGCCCATAGAAGCCCGGACTGCACAGATCTCTGAGGGGTTGGGTGGGATCTGGCACAATAATAGCAGTGGAACCTTGTCCTGTGCATTTCTCATTGTGGCCTCTATGAATTTGACTTGTTTTCCCAACAGGTCCCACAGATGATTGATCGGATGCAGATTTAGGGATTTGGATACAAGCCGTCACCTTGATCTCAGACCATTACTGACCAACTGATATCTGCTGAAAAGGGTCCTCATGTGGGCACATGATCTGCACAATGTTTAGGTAGGTGGTAGTGTTATATCCATACAGTGCCAAGACCCAAGAATACCAGTAGAAAATTTACCCCTCACACTGGCTTGTCTTTTTCCCATAGTGCTATCTCTTCCCCAGGTAAGTGACCCATGCGTTTCAGGATGCCCACCTGATTCCTCAGACCAGGCCAACATGTTCTTTTCTTCTTTGGCTCCACGGTCCACTACTAAGTAGGCAGTAGACAAGGTCAGCATGGGCATTAACCAGTTGTCCTTCCTTGGACCACTTTTGGTAGGTACTAACCCTCACATACCAGgaccaccccacaagacctgccgtatgacTGGAATACCCCCAAGACTTACACGGTACTAGGAACGACCATAAGACCTGATGTATACCGGAAACACCTCGTAAGACTCTCAGTTTGGAGATTCTCCAAGTCGCTATCCATCACAACTTAGCCCTCGTCACAATCACGTGGAACCTTACGTTTGCTTATTTTCAGCTTCGAAAACATCATCTTTTATAACTGTCTGTTCGTTCCTTTATATATCTCACCCCTGACAGTCGCCATTCTCACCACATGTTCTCACTTCACCTGTCAGTGGTTTTATTGTTATGGCTGGTGGTGCATTCCTATGACTAAAGGCTCGTTGAGGTGCCACATATTCCAAATCACTAGTGATCTGATGCCAGGGACATTGGCATAAGTCCATATTATAGTGCAGTGGGACATTAATGAAGGTAATAGATCTGAACCTATAAGAAGCACCATATACATCCAATATGTCAGGGAGTGACGACTTACCCGTCTTCTCACAGTAGAGCGGAGACGATGGGAACCACTCTCCAGACTGGCACGTGAAGTACTTGTAATCGTTGGACAGAATGTACCCAGGGTCACAGTAAAACTCAATCACAGTCCCATGtatgtaccgttcacagggctgaggGTGACAAATGTAATCTCCATGTGCCACCATCGGAGGAAGGGGGCAAACTAAAAGAAAACAGAAGCAAATTTAACATCAAGATCAAGTTGTGGACCGACCATTTGACTTTTAGGGTATTGGCCAAAAATTCATAGACAGGACCCAGTACGCTTTTAGTCCATTTTAGAAAGTTGTGTTCGTCCATGGGTGGTCATTGATTTCAGTGGGCGCAGTGTAGTAGTACCGAAGATTTTTTCACAATAGGTCATAGAAAGAACCTGACATGGCAGAGTGGAGAGAGAGTCCAAAGAGGAGCGACTGAGTGAAGCATCTCCTTCTGTAACGTCCACATGGACTGGTGGTGTCCTAATGGGTCCACCCCTCCTTTACTTATAACCTTGTACCTCCTAAAATTTCTTACTAATTAGGATAGGTGCTGTGTACCACCACCTAATCGCCAGTAGGCTTTCCTCTGCACAATATGAGCTACCCCTTTAATTTTCTTTCAGGATAACCTCATAATGTCTCTTAGTGGTGATACCCACCACAAACAATTTGTTTTAAGGAGACTATCGCTTTAAAACCAGTTAAACGAGTAAAGCATTTACTGGCAAGAAGGGTACTGTGACAACCTTAACCAACGTGACAAAAAAGCACCAGAATATATTAAAGAGTTTGGGTTGCAAATACCCTGATAGGGAATTTGGCTTTAATATAGGAGGATCTCTGGGTCAGAACCTCCATTGAAAAGCCAGGCTACAAAGTGGCTACATACAGCGTCTCCCTCTCTGGAGGACTCGGCAAGTTCATGCATTATATAATTACATTGGAGACGTTGTAATGCCTTATttaccctgtggtggcgctgcaggagaATTAAATCTATTACTTGACACCCTAACAGATTACTAGGTGATCTTTAGGAGTCCCAAACGTGAGATATTCTCAAGACAGATAGCATCTGATAATGTAGGGTATTCTTCATCTCCAAAAAACTACAATAGATTATCTAGATAAAACTTACGCAGGGTCCTAGACTTTAGGCTCTCTACATTGGATAATCCTAGTGTTATGACTCTATtgttgggtgtcccgggaccatgggctccttccctgtccctaacgctaggggcactcttgctcgccctgttccccggattacttctaatggtgaagatgccagggccacataccttgtcttagctcctgaatccaccctcagtctgtacccttcccccacccagggaagagaggagtagtagtgcaaccgtaatacaccaaccagactaacaaggcaaTACGAATagggataaagaaaaataaaaatcatacaaatatactcacacaaacaacagaggtaaacacctgggagtggaggatggggttaaacaaaAAAGTAGGAGAAGGGtgggaattagcacacacccaaaacctagcaatagTCACAGATAAATGCAACAACCACCTTCTCCAATAGCAACCACAAACCACCTTCCCCTAACTAGGCAGCATAAACTAgcactgacaatgagtgctagccagagcCCAGAATAcagtatatagga is a window of Ranitomeya variabilis isolate aRanVar5 chromosome 2, aRanVar5.hap1, whole genome shotgun sequence DNA encoding:
- the SUSD4 gene encoding sushi domain-containing protein 4 isoform X2, with the translated sequence MCYGMRGGWRAADPFQGQQQPQAVLALLLWVQVSLCFGPVQLSVGFDDISSCPVLDVPENGYRTQIKSVSEIAIVRFHCQNGYRLKGPLKKTCVLLNNGSLSWRPSDTPVCLEQGCLRPLVLPHSYVNISDFDSSFPVGRVVSYQCFPGYKLEGAEYLECMYNLIWSDEPPRCLDVEVCPLPPMVAHGDYICHPQPCERYIHGTVIEFYCDPGYILSNDYKYFTCQSGEWFPSSPLYCEKTEKSWPNSQETMLTTWKIVAFTASSVLLVLLFVIIARSFQTKFKTHFLPRSPQDSSAEPDFVVVDGVLVMLPSYDEAVSSGVNVTPPGYMSSAGQRSPSHTEESHPPAYPGNPNTDSLCEESETFDSLLESPDLHHTLQSSSMTHMRTPGTQNMNSETATTSPSIDIADEIPLMDEEEVET
- the SUSD4 gene encoding sushi domain-containing protein 4 isoform X1, producing MCYGMRGGWRAADPFQGQQQPQAVLALLLWVQVSLCFGPVQLSVGFDDISSCPVLDVPENGYRTQIKSVSEIAIVRFHCQNGYRLKGPLKKTCVLLNNGSLSWRPSDTPVCLEQVTDCLAPYIEDADVFNKTYKTGDKLVMSCREGFQTRYPDFDNMASICQDDGTWENLPLCQGCLRPLVLPHSYVNISDFDSSFPVGRVVSYQCFPGYKLEGAEYLECMYNLIWSDEPPRCLDVEVCPLPPMVAHGDYICHPQPCERYIHGTVIEFYCDPGYILSNDYKYFTCQSGEWFPSSPLYCEKTEKSWPNSQETMLTTWKIVAFTASSVLLVLLFVIIARSFQTKFKTHFLPRSPQDSSAEPDFVVVDGVLVMLPSYDEAVSSGVNVTPPGYMSSAGQRSPSHTEESHPPAYPGNPNTDSLCEESETFDSLLESPDLHHTLQSSSMTHMRTPGTQNMNSETATTSPSIDIADEIPLMDEEEVET